The Cryptococcus neoformans var. grubii H99 chromosome 13, complete sequence genomic interval TGCTTACGAAGAGATCGAGCTCAATCCACTCCTGGTGGAGAGCGAGGGCCAGTGACTGATAGTCAAAGTCTGAGTCAGGGGCATAGACGGGGGGAGGCGAATTGGCAGTGGTATTGATCCCGCCCTGAGGTGGGGGGGAAGCAGTAAGATTGCCAGTTGGGGCAGCGCCAACGAGCGTCGAAGCAAGGGCAAATACGGAAGCAAGTACAGGGGCGGAAAACATCTTATGAAGGGAAAAATGGGAGTGGCGGACAAGGGGCCGAAGTAAATCTGGGTGGATATATATTCTTGAAGAGTGGAGTGTCCGATGGCGAGCGTTCACGGGAACCAGAAGAAAGCGTCATAGCGGATAGACATCGATAGGTGAATTTTGGCCGAAACATTATCCATGCTCGTCGTATGATGGCAATTCTACATGTGGGTTGTATGACGTCGCTTCAGCAGGGCCTGACGGAGCATGTAGTGGTCCGGTATGACGATGTTTGAAGCCTTCTAATAGTGGCTCATTTACATGAAGGTACGTAATCAAGTATATATATTTATGGTGGAGATGCCGCATGGATCTATTTATTTTAGTGTGTTTCAAAATTATCTGATTTCTACCAGCTCTTATTTTAGCCCCGGTGCCTGACTTGAGTTTGGAATCTGGATTGATTCTCTGGAATAATTAATGATACGTATGGCATGGCTTATCCACACTTCAACAAGAACTTCGTTTTCCCACTGGATGATATGCCTTTCCCTGAGTCCTCTATGGCTACCCTCTCTCGCCTCTTCTAGTACTGCAGGTATCAACCTCTACCGCCGGCGAAGCAGAATCGCACTTCGTCGTCGGCCACCCCTATATCAACATCGTAACCTTCGACGCTATGGCCCCACCACCTTAACCCCCTTACATCCGGGTCGTCATCATTGGAAATAAGCTAACAATATCACAGGCTCACTGGCAAGAACCCCTGCCGGCCTCCTCCATGAATATATTCCATATCCTACTTTTTGACGGGGATGCTACTTTGGACGGGGAGGGGTGGTGAGAGTTTCTTCTGGCTGCCCGagggggaaagggaaattGCTCACTCATGGCTGCGTCGAATCTGATGTGTCCTCTTAACCCATATCAGTCTTTAACTGCGAAGTCAGACTAATAGGTCTACCAAGTCAAGCGCCCATCCAGCAACATGAGACCTTCCAGCACTACACTTCAACCCGGGCGGCTTTCCTGGAGTGATATGAGGAGTCAAAGGCGATTAGGGGTATGCGACCGGGATTGTTGGGCCTGATCCGAGTGAGTTTGGAGCGGGTTGGGATGGTATGGTGTTGGTGAGATATGCTGATTACTGATTATTGAAAGTGCAGGTAAACCTACGCAGCTTCCATAGAAGCGCCAGTACCTGTTGAAGATAAACATCATGCGTAGACAAATAGAGAAAATACAGCTGGGAAATCAGAGTTAGTGGAACAGCAGGctgtgaaggaagagcagggGGTTTAAAAGGTTGTTATGTTGGCGGGAGATGTATAAGCGTGTCCGTCTGACAGTTCCGAATCTTTAGGCCCGAACTCTCAAGTCGGCCGTGTCTCAAGGACAAGTTGAGGGCTCCAAGACTCATCGTACATCGTATActgcatgcatgcattATATTCTCATCCTACATGGGCTCCATTGTAAGACCCTTTCAAGACCCCTTTTGAAATTTCAGACGTCCTCCATGCACGAGCATTACGACGTCCAAATATCCTCCAACTTCCAAATCCCATAAATCACCTGCCGTCCCCGCTGTAATCCCTTTGTGGTAACCTCCAACATCGTAAAGGGTTCAATCGGGAGGAATGATATGGTACCCACAAGCTTGGTTCCGTCGATGTAGATCTCCATTAGGGTGCGATCAGCGACTAGTTGGATTCTCTTGGCTGCGTAGATCTGCAGAGATATGTTAGCGATGTTTTCGTACAGGAGGAGAAAATACACACCTGAGTAGTAGGGAACCTGCTGGTGAAGAAAGGATCCTAGAACCAAATTCACCTTACATTTGTCTACCTAGGCGGTGTTTGACTCGAAAAAGTATCCGCCGACAACCTTCTAGCCGAGTTCTCGGTCGAAAGCGCAAAATCTGACAGACCAATGGCAGGATGGGATAAATCCCTGCCCAAGGTCTGGGACCTACAGTTTATAATAATTAGTAAGCGTACTCGATAGTTTATTCCAGTTCCGAAAGGAGCATACAAGCAGTAAAGCCACTCCATGTTTACAGACTGGGGCAGGAACAGAGCATATGTCTTGGTGAAAAGGCTACATAAGGACGTTCTGAAATGGCGAGACGATTCCTCCATTCACCATTACTCTGATACTCATCCGGCATCAGCTTGAAAAAGGCCTAAAAACGATGTCAAAGTTCGATACCCATCCTCTCTATCTCGAGTAACGAACCCGTTTCGAGTGAGCTGCTTCCGTCTCCCAGCAAGTTTTCGTTGATCGACAGAGTGATTCCCGCctattttcctttttatTTCTTCTGATATGTCTGTATTATAAGACCTACATCATGTATATATGATCTATCATAGTGAGCGACACAGATGTGGGGGATGGAAGACGCAAAAGGCATGATGTTGTTCGTTATGCAGTGTATCGCAcgaaaggcaaaggaagcCTAGGACGCAAACCGCACCACGCGAGCTGCACGTGGTCAAAATTACCTAATCAGGAAAGCCCCGTGTCTAGAGGCAAACAAGGCCAGGGATGTTGTTATATGTTATGTTACATTATGCATCCTACTctatcctctccatccgccctccatccatctcagCAGCGTACTGTGAGtccaccatccttcttttccagtGATCCGCCCGAAGTGAACGTCTGTGCGGTGAAGGGGAGTCACGACTCGGAAGGCAAACACGGGGCCGAAGGGGAAAAACATCCCAAACAGGAAAGAACCCAAGATGGGTAATTCGCAGAGTTATATCTTATCGCTTCGCGTCCTTCAAATGTTCTCCACTACCCATTCTCTGTATCCATATACTCCCTCCTGTTCGCCAGCCACAACACAGAGGATCTCATAGGCGCACCTGATCCACCCCATTCCCATTGTCATTGGCTGGCCCTACGCGGGGGTGGAAGCAGTATCTCAGATCAGACATCAGCCAGGTGTTCTAGGTGAAGCAAACATCTATTATCTCCGTTCTCCACTTCTTGCTTTGTCACTTGCCTTGTCGTGTTGCTTTATGGGTCTCATGCTGACCGCGCGATAGTCCTACCAATATATCAATAACACGACAACCACTGTatccaacatcttccagtCTGAGGCAGGGAACCGTATTACCTAGTCCGCCTCTGGTCTCATCTCTCCCTGAATATCCCATCCAACCGACTCGACCAGAGAATGGAGAATACCTATTCACCCCGCATTCGTACGCCTCATATGAATCATCTTcacccttcccatcccGCTCATCAGCATTCACATTCGCCGAGAACTGTATCGATAACGATGGAGGATTACATTGCGGACGATAATGAtagaggagatggattgGGTATAGGTGAAATGGGTATGGGAAGTGgttttggagaaggagatttcggagaaggaatgggaATTGATATGGATTTTGCCAGTAAGTCAGATTGCGGTTTACGTGCGGAGAGAAGCGACATGGGGACGGGACTGTTCTGGGAACTGGTTGAGAGGCGGACGTCACATACCCATGTACGGCGAAGAGCGAGAAATGATAAAAAAAATTAGTAGGAAGTGCCAGCTAACTCATCTTTCACAGCGTCCGCTCTTACCCCCACTTTATCACAACACTCGCACTCCCGTCCTCCGACTAGTCACAGTCTCGCAGATGCTCCTTCAAGCGGTAGTCTCAATACATCCGCTTTACCTTCCAGTGGAGGGATGAGCGGCACTATGTCATCGATCGGATATGGCGCTCAGCAACATCAGCATCGGCATCCTCAGGCgcagcaacaacatcaACATCACGCTCATCAGTCTCAGCCGCAACAGCATCCTCACCAACCTCATCCCACCTCTCAATCGAACCAACAAAGCCACCCGCATGCGCATCATCAAGCGTATCCGCAGCCACACGCCCACACCCATACCGACGATATGCAATCCATGCATCCGAGTAGTGGAATGGATATGTTCCAGTCAGAGACGGGTttagaagatgaagatgatgatgaaggtaTGTATCTATCTCGAATTTTTTGTGTCGGCTGACCTGACTTTCGGATTATAGATAACCGAGCCAAACGTCCCCGCCCAAACACTTCCCAGCCCTTCGATGCTTCCCGCGCACcttctcattctcactCTCATTCCCATTCTCACGACCCCGATGCGGAAAATGATAATGATAATGACAACGATGCTTCCGACAAGGACGAACCCCAGCGACGTAAAATCAAGATTGAATACATACCTGATAAGTCCCGTCGACATATCACGTTTTCGAAGCGGAAGGCGGGTATCATGAAGAAGGCGTATGAGCTGTCGATCTTGACAGGAACGCAagtgttgttgttggtggtATCTGAGACTGGGCTAGTCTACACTTTCACGACGAACAAGTTGCAGCCTTTGGTGCAAAAGTCGGAGGGCAAGAATCTTATCCAAGTACgttctttcatcttttccCACTTTGTCATAATACCTCTATTGACATggtctttttcttctccaatagGCATGTCTCAACGCTCCTGACGGTTTCGGTCCCGACGGCGAACCTGTCGGACCGATGTCCGCTACGAAGTCGAAGAACGGCGGCTTGGCGATACGACCTCACAAGTTACCTGCTGGAGCAAGTGCGGCAATGGCGAAGAGTCAGGCCTTGTCGGCCGAACAGAATGCCGCCCAGATTCATGCTCATGCCCAAGCACAAGCTCAGGCGGCACAAGCCCATGCTCAGGCTCAAGCGCAGGTGCAGGTGCAAATGCAGGTGTCAGCCGCAGCACAGGCTCAAGCAACTGCTCAagttcaagctcaagcgGCGGCTAAAGTAGCTCAAGCCCAAAGACAACAAGCTCAGACACAATCTCATCTGCAGAATCAGAACTCTTCTCCTAATCCGAACCAGCCTGAGCTCAGTCGTCGAGAACAACAACTGAAATCACTCTCAGCGCTCGGTATATCCGCGACACCCCCTACGGCTTTGtctactcttcctccatcttcggCTCCGATGCCTTCGTTACCTTCTTTAGCTGGATCGGGCTCAATGGGTTCTGTAACGCAAGTTTCGTCCATGGCTTCTTCTGCGCAAGGAGGAGGTATGGGGAGGACCCCGACGCCGACCCAACTGCATACGCCTACAATGGGACATGGGTCACTCGGTCAAGGTATTTCAACGCCTGTTACACCTCGTGTCAATTCCAATATGGCCGCAAACTCCAACAAAAACAACTTGGCCAATGCCAGCCACTCGGTATCCGTATCATCCCCCGCTAATCGACCAAAGAAGCGGCTCCCTTC includes:
- a CDS encoding RNA polymerase II transcription factor — translated: MENTYSPRIRTPHMNHLHPSHPAHQHSHSPRTVSITMEDYIADDNDRGDGLGIGEMGMGSGFGEGDFGEGMGIDMDFATSALTPTLSQHSHSRPPTSHSLADAPSSGSLNTSALPSSGGMSGTMSSIGYGAQQHQHRHPQAQQQHQHHAHQSQPQQHPHQPHPTSQSNQQSHPHAHHQAYPQPHAHTHTDDMQSMHPSSGMDMFQSETGLEDEDDDEDNRAKRPRPNTSQPFDASRAPSHSHSHSHSHDPDAENDNDNDNDASDKDEPQRRKIKIEYIPDKSRRHITFSKRKAGIMKKAYELSILTGTQVLLLVVSETGLVYTFTTNKLQPLVQKSEGKNLIQACLNAPDGFGPDGEPVGPMSATKSKNGGLAIRPHKLPAGASAAMAKSQALSAEQNAAQIHAHAQAQAQAAQAHAQAQAQVQVQMQVSAAAQAQATAQVQAQAAAKVAQAQRQQAQTQSHLQNQNSSPNPNQPELSRREQQLKSLSALGISATPPTALSTLPPSSAPMPSLPSLAGSGSMGSVTQVSSMASSAQGGGMGRTPTPTQLHTPTMGHGSLGQGISTPVTPRVNSNMAANSNKNNLANASHSVSVSSPANRPKKRLPSRRRQASASAVGEMGIKLEKGMDIPPVPNLPVEYVGSGQANGSSPGSSGPSTGKVLSGKGKAQGLGIGIGVSSPRIASSSGAASPRLGSGVGVMTGTIAQRRAEASAARLERMGGEIDSEMGAQHGQHGHQHQQHQYHHQQHSPLSPMSVSTFHYPPEYRHPSSHAHSYARTLHHYPHAEHGHLQPQAVSAAQAQAQADVENAYYYDTRSSNSQSLSAAGLGDMRHISDMNDMGEMNDLRDMREMRDIRSMGDMGDMGDMGTLGSISDMGDMGDMGDMGDMGHLREMDGMDMEIGMFGSGEERAGREGGKLMGIGM